In Acinetobacter sp. C32I, one genomic interval encodes:
- a CDS encoding amino acid permease, which yields MNSAKTTKLGEGLSNRHVTMISIGGVIGAGLFVGSSAAIAKAGPAAVLAYIITSILVFLVMRMLGEMAVAQPDTGSFSTYARKAIGPWAGFSVGWLYWWFWVLVIPIEAIAGAEILHAWFPQVSSAIYAFAFIILLSLANFFSTKSFGEFEFWFALIKVIAILVFIVIGASAVFGLWPLAKDVSGVGHLFSNGGFMPHGMGGVLSAILISAFSFFGIEILSIAAAESKNPEEKIKRATNLVLYRIILFFVVSIFLAVALVDWRSPDLQKLGTFQYVLVSLNIPQTKLIMDTVVFIAVASCMNAAVYTSSRMLFALGARQEAPKMVTKINAVGVPTIAVFASTLIGLICCAVNYLFPGQIFGFLLSTTGSIALVVYLVIAVSQLRLRTQLDKVGAAVPFKMWLFPWLTWFVIVVIMSVLGYMFLSPQYSYETTLSLSVTFIVVICGLIVTRKKKSSRTVALHLD from the coding sequence ATGAATAGCGCAAAAACAACAAAATTAGGTGAAGGACTTTCGAACCGCCATGTCACTATGATCAGTATTGGTGGTGTGATTGGTGCAGGTTTATTTGTCGGTTCATCAGCTGCAATTGCCAAAGCAGGTCCCGCTGCTGTACTGGCTTATATTATTACCAGTATTCTGGTTTTTTTAGTCATGCGTATGCTCGGTGAAATGGCCGTTGCACAGCCTGACACAGGTTCATTTTCAACGTATGCCCGTAAAGCAATTGGCCCTTGGGCGGGCTTTAGTGTGGGCTGGCTGTATTGGTGGTTCTGGGTTTTGGTGATTCCAATTGAAGCCATTGCAGGTGCCGAAATTTTGCATGCTTGGTTTCCACAGGTATCCAGTGCCATTTACGCCTTTGCATTTATTATTCTGCTGAGTTTGGCAAACTTCTTTAGCACCAAAAGTTTTGGTGAGTTTGAGTTTTGGTTTGCGCTGATTAAAGTGATTGCGATCCTTGTATTTATTGTGATTGGTGCATCTGCCGTATTTGGACTGTGGCCTTTAGCCAAAGATGTCAGTGGTGTGGGTCATCTCTTTTCCAATGGCGGCTTTATGCCACATGGTATGGGCGGTGTGCTATCTGCGATTTTGATCTCGGCATTTTCCTTCTTTGGCATTGAAATTCTTTCGATTGCTGCGGCGGAGTCTAAAAATCCTGAAGAGAAAATCAAACGAGCGACCAATTTAGTGCTGTATCGGATTATCTTATTCTTCGTGGTTTCGATTTTCCTCGCGGTTGCCTTGGTTGATTGGCGTTCACCTGATTTACAAAAATTGGGTACTTTTCAGTATGTCTTGGTCAGTTTGAATATTCCTCAAACCAAGTTAATTATGGACACTGTGGTATTTATTGCAGTGGCAAGCTGTATGAATGCGGCTGTCTATACCTCTTCACGCATGTTATTTGCTTTAGGGGCTCGTCAAGAAGCGCCAAAAATGGTCACGAAAATTAATGCAGTAGGTGTACCGACCATCGCGGTATTTGCTTCGACATTGATTGGATTGATTTGTTGCGCAGTGAATTATTTATTTCCTGGGCAAATATTTGGATTCCTACTGTCAACCACGGGTTCGATTGCATTGGTGGTTTACTTGGTGATTGCCGTATCACAGCTCCGTTTGCGCACCCAATTAGACAAAGTTGGGGCTGCTGTGCCTTTTAAAATGTGGTTATTTCCGTGGCTGACTTGGTTTGTGATCGTAGTGATTATGAGCGTACTAGGCTATATGTTCCTGTCACCTCAATATAGCTATGAAACGACTTTATCTTTGAGCGTAACCTTCATTGTCGTGATCTGTGGACTGATCGTGACCCGAAAGAAGAAAAGTAGTCGAACAGTAGCGTTGCACCTAGACTGA
- a CDS encoding CoA-acylating methylmalonate-semialdehyde dehydrogenase, with translation MNNLEHFNASAFSNTDSAQASTPQLIGHFIQGGLVTKSSRKQAVYNPATGEISKEVALADTALVNQVVQVAEQAFPAWRDTPVIKRARVMFKFKQLLEENAETLCELIGQEHGKICHDAKGELQRGIENVEYACGAPEFLKGEYSKNVGPDIDSWSEFQPLGVVAGITPFNFPAMVPLWMFPMAIACGNCFILKPSEKAPSAALYLAELLKQAGLPDGVFNVVNGDKEAVDALLHHPKIQAISFVGSTPIAEYIYRTATSTGKRCQALGGAKNHAIIMPDADIDNVVTSLLGAAFGSSGERCMALSVAVAIGDEVADVVIAKLKQEMQQLKFGHYADASNDFGPLISQAHKQKVQAYIQSAEQQGAKIVVDGRDAKPVGYEHGFFVGPTLIDQISAEMTSYQQEIFGPVLQVIRVESMQEAMQLINDHEYGNGTCIYTRDGEAARYFSNNIQVGMVGVNVPLPVPVAYHSFGGWKRSLFGDLYAYGPDGVRFYTRRKTITQRWPSAQIREAKQFAMPTLN, from the coding sequence ATGAATAATTTAGAACATTTTAATGCCAGTGCGTTCAGCAATACGGATTCAGCTCAAGCCTCAACCCCTCAATTGATTGGGCATTTTATTCAAGGTGGTTTGGTCACCAAATCCAGTCGAAAACAAGCGGTCTATAATCCTGCAACCGGTGAGATCAGCAAAGAAGTGGCATTGGCGGATACAGCGCTAGTGAATCAGGTGGTGCAGGTTGCAGAACAGGCATTCCCTGCATGGCGTGATACACCCGTGATTAAACGGGCGCGGGTGATGTTTAAGTTCAAACAATTACTTGAAGAAAATGCTGAAACCCTGTGTGAGTTGATCGGGCAAGAACATGGCAAGATTTGCCATGATGCCAAAGGTGAATTGCAGCGTGGCATTGAAAATGTGGAATATGCCTGTGGCGCGCCTGAATTTTTAAAAGGTGAGTATTCTAAAAATGTTGGTCCAGATATTGATTCTTGGAGTGAGTTTCAACCTTTAGGTGTGGTTGCAGGGATTACCCCTTTTAATTTCCCTGCAATGGTGCCGTTGTGGATGTTCCCGATGGCGATAGCCTGTGGCAATTGCTTTATTTTAAAACCCTCTGAAAAGGCTCCTTCAGCCGCACTCTATTTGGCTGAGTTACTTAAACAGGCGGGCTTGCCAGATGGCGTGTTTAATGTGGTCAATGGTGACAAAGAAGCCGTCGATGCTTTATTGCATCATCCCAAAATCCAAGCCATCAGTTTTGTGGGGTCAACGCCAATTGCAGAATATATTTATCGGACTGCCACCTCGACAGGAAAACGCTGTCAGGCCTTAGGTGGTGCAAAAAACCATGCCATCATTATGCCCGATGCCGATATTGATAATGTGGTGACCTCCTTATTAGGTGCAGCCTTTGGTTCATCGGGTGAGCGTTGTATGGCCTTGTCTGTTGCGGTGGCCATTGGCGATGAAGTGGCCGATGTGGTGATTGCCAAGCTCAAGCAAGAAATGCAGCAATTGAAATTTGGTCATTATGCCGATGCCAGTAATGACTTTGGACCGCTCATTTCGCAAGCACATAAACAGAAGGTACAAGCTTATATCCAAAGCGCCGAGCAACAAGGTGCTAAAATTGTGGTGGATGGGCGTGACGCCAAACCCGTCGGTTATGAACATGGATTTTTTGTCGGACCGACCTTGATTGATCAAATTTCAGCAGAGATGACCAGCTATCAACAAGAAATTTTTGGGCCGGTATTACAGGTGATTCGTGTCGAGAGCATGCAAGAAGCCATGCAGTTGATCAATGACCATGAATATGGCAACGGCACCTGTATTTATACCCGCGATGGTGAGGCGGCGCGTTATTTTAGCAATAATATCCAAGTCGGCATGGTCGGGGTGAATGTGCCATTACCTGTACCTGTTGCCTATCACAGTTTTGGCGGCTGGAAGCGTTCACTGTTTGGTGATCTGTATGCCTATGGGCCAGATGGCGTGCGTTTCTATACTCGCCGTAAAACCATCACCCAACGTTGGCCATCCGCACAGATTCGTGAGGCGAAACAATTTGCCATGCCAACTTTAAATTAA
- a CDS encoding EamA family transporter: MRASVQNKQEFALAAACLSLASVQIGAAIAKTLFPIFGAEGVALIRLSFSALLLWMIFKPWRSLHSQMDWKNLIIYGLILSLMNLLIYKAFSHLSIGIAISIEVLGPLTVAIVMSKQKQDLLWGVLSFMGLMLLPLGSANQNFSYIGMFYALAAAFCWGMYIIYGTKVAKGGSNTVAIGMLVATLFALPFGISDLNQLFHSYWILLLCVLVSLLSSTLPFLLDIFAMKKLEPKVFGILLSASPAVSALAGWLILKEHLNPYQITGIAIIMLSCAGCSYFSYKNNKA, encoded by the coding sequence ATGCGTGCGTCTGTTCAAAATAAACAAGAATTTGCTTTGGCTGCAGCCTGCCTATCACTTGCCTCAGTACAAATTGGGGCTGCGATTGCAAAAACTCTATTTCCGATCTTTGGTGCTGAAGGAGTTGCGCTGATTCGTTTAAGTTTCTCGGCACTGCTGTTGTGGATGATTTTCAAACCTTGGCGCAGCTTGCATTCCCAGATGGATTGGAAAAACCTGATCATTTATGGGCTAATTCTGAGTCTCATGAATCTTTTGATCTATAAGGCATTTTCCCATTTGTCGATTGGTATTGCCATTTCAATTGAAGTCTTAGGCCCACTCACCGTTGCCATTGTCATGTCAAAACAGAAACAGGATTTACTCTGGGGTGTCTTGTCGTTTATGGGGCTGATGCTGTTACCTTTGGGTAGTGCCAATCAGAATTTCAGTTATATCGGCATGTTTTATGCACTTGCCGCAGCATTCTGTTGGGGCATGTATATCATTTACGGTACCAAAGTCGCCAAAGGCGGCAGCAATACGGTGGCGATAGGCATGTTGGTGGCAACTCTATTTGCGCTACCCTTTGGCATCTCTGATTTGAATCAGCTATTTCATTCTTATTGGATTTTGCTGCTCTGTGTTTTGGTATCGCTACTTTCCAGTACCCTTCCATTCTTGCTGGATATCTTTGCGATGAAAAAACTCGAACCGAAAGTATTTGGAATTTTACTGAGTGCCTCTCCTGCGGTCAGTGCCCTTGCTGGTTGGCTGATCTTAAAAGAACACCTCAACCCGTATCAAATCACAGGCATTGCTATCATCATGCTCTCGTGCGCGGGTTGCTCCTATTTCTCCTATAAAAACAATAAGGCCTAA
- a CDS encoding Lrp/AsnC family transcriptional regulator, producing the protein MAELSLDHFDYAILRILQQDNKTSHRQISEQIGLSQASVQRRIVRMEQEAIIEKNCAVLNPKRFGEKVTSIIEVRLSEDRSVVMDRAKQYFAGVDEIQQCYFVNGGVSFIMIMLSNNLSHFEALVRKHFADNQDVKTYRTLIVLDRVKVSLDLCF; encoded by the coding sequence ATGGCAGAACTTTCACTCGATCATTTTGATTATGCAATTTTAAGAATATTGCAGCAGGACAATAAAACTTCACATCGGCAGATTTCGGAACAGATTGGGCTTTCTCAGGCATCGGTGCAGAGACGTATTGTTCGAATGGAACAGGAAGCCATTATTGAAAAGAATTGTGCGGTACTGAATCCAAAGCGATTTGGAGAGAAAGTCACATCCATTATCGAGGTCCGTTTAAGCGAAGATCGTTCCGTGGTGATGGATCGGGCCAAGCAATACTTTGCTGGCGTAGATGAAATTCAGCAATGTTATTTCGTCAATGGCGGGGTGTCTTTTATCATGATTATGCTCTCCAATAATCTATCTCATTTTGAAGCCTTAGTCAGAAAGCATTTTGCCGATAATCAAGATGTAAAAACCTATCGGACTTTAATCGTTTTAGATCGGGTTAAAGTCAGTTTAGATTTGTGTTTCTAG
- a CDS encoding PLP-dependent aminotransferase family protein has protein sequence MRTLLGDYLLQHLQQASEGTLPARVFHCLRDAILEGILAPNTRLPASRDLANELHVSRNTVLNAYEQLRAEGYIQAHTGRGTWVSETLPESYIQVSTTPSYAAASTEDTTRTLSQRGASLLQHAAASPYQWGAFVPGAPDVTEFPHAEFNRIKSRLSRQPEIANLIYSNAGGCMELRHALADYLRIARSVNCETDQIIITEGIHQAVDLVSRALCDLNDHVWIENPGYWGAKNILRINGLNIVPMPVDAEGIIPEEHPATPPRLIFVTPSHQYPLGSHLSLPRRRKLLDLAQQHGSWIIEDDYDSEFRFSGQPYPSLQGLEDNPPVIYIGTFSKTIYPALRIGYMVVPKQLVQPLRTISAELYRGGHLLTQRALAEFIREGHYAAHIRRMRLLYSKRRKFLIELIHRYLGDVFVHAFNHDAGLHLVLKLPDHANDVEISALALSRGVNVRPLSQYYSGVDTPIQSGLLLGFACVQEQDMTFAFSILRQCLIENAVELFPQNRG, from the coding sequence TTGCGTACCCTGTTAGGAGACTACCTGTTACAGCATTTACAACAGGCCAGTGAAGGGACTTTACCCGCTCGGGTTTTTCATTGTTTAAGAGATGCCATTTTGGAAGGCATTCTTGCGCCCAATACTCGTCTTCCTGCATCACGTGATTTGGCCAATGAGCTGCACGTTTCACGTAATACTGTCCTCAATGCCTATGAGCAATTACGTGCTGAAGGTTATATTCAAGCGCATACCGGTCGAGGTACTTGGGTTTCAGAGACACTACCTGAAAGCTATATTCAGGTCAGTACTACACCAAGCTATGCTGCTGCAAGCACAGAAGATACAACACGAACGCTTTCTCAGCGTGGGGCGAGTTTGCTGCAACATGCAGCAGCCTCTCCGTATCAGTGGGGTGCCTTTGTACCCGGTGCACCTGATGTCACCGAATTTCCGCATGCCGAATTTAATCGGATCAAATCGCGTCTCAGTCGCCAGCCTGAAATTGCCAATTTGATCTACAGCAATGCTGGAGGATGTATGGAATTACGCCATGCATTGGCAGATTATTTGCGCATTGCCCGTTCAGTCAATTGTGAAACAGACCAGATTATTATTACCGAAGGCATCCATCAGGCGGTTGATCTGGTGTCACGCGCTTTATGTGATTTAAATGATCATGTCTGGATTGAAAATCCGGGCTATTGGGGTGCCAAGAATATTCTGCGTATCAATGGCCTCAATATTGTTCCGATGCCTGTCGATGCCGAAGGCATTATTCCAGAAGAACATCCAGCTACCCCACCGCGCCTGATTTTCGTCACCCCGTCTCATCAATATCCTTTGGGTTCGCATCTCAGTTTACCTAGACGTAGAAAATTGCTGGATTTGGCTCAACAGCATGGTAGCTGGATTATTGAAGATGACTACGACAGTGAGTTCCGTTTTTCAGGTCAGCCTTATCCATCGTTACAAGGTTTGGAAGACAATCCGCCTGTGATTTATATTGGAACCTTTAGTAAAACTATTTACCCTGCCTTGCGTATTGGCTATATGGTCGTTCCGAAACAACTGGTACAGCCCTTACGCACAATTTCAGCTGAACTGTATCGAGGCGGTCACTTACTCACTCAACGTGCCTTAGCCGAATTTATTCGTGAAGGACATTATGCAGCACATATCCGCCGGATGCGTCTGCTGTATAGTAAAAGACGGAAGTTTCTGATTGAACTGATTCACCGCTATCTGGGCGATGTATTTGTACATGCGTTTAATCATGATGCTGGACTACATCTGGTACTCAAATTACCTGATCACGCCAATGATGTTGAAATATCTGCACTGGCACTGTCGCGCGGGGTGAATGTCCGCCCATTGTCACAATATTATTCAGGTGTTGATACCCCAATTCAATCAGGCCTATTGCTTGGATTTGCCTGTGTGCAAGAACAGGACATGACTTTTGCTTTTAGTATTTTACGTCAATGTTTGATCGAAAATGCTGTTGAGCTGTTCCCACAGAACCGCGGATAA
- a CDS encoding 4-aminobutyrate--2-oxoglutarate transaminase: protein MDAKHIAINARKQQATPRGVGVMCQWYAERASNATLWDTEGNEYIDFAGGIAVLNTGHRHPKVIAAVAEQLNKFTHTAYQIVPYESYVSLAERINARAPIEGPAKTAFFTTGAEAVENAVKIARAATGRHGIITFGGGFHGRTFMTMAMTGKTAPYKRDFGVMTAGVFHARYPVASKGISVNDALISLEEIFSEDIAAHDVAAIVLEPVQGEGGFNVAPVEFMQQLRKICDEQGILLIADEVQTGFARTGQLFAMQHYPVKADLITMAKSLGGGFPLSGVVGRAEVMDAPNPGGLGGTYAGNPLAIAAANAVIDVIEEEQLCQRANTLGDELVAMLKAAQKYSNDIIDIRALGSMVAVEFGDHVTGQPKPEVAKAIQQYAMDQGLLLLTCGKHGNVIRFLYPLTIPVVQFNQALVIIQDAIAAQQPALQKLAGAEA from the coding sequence ATGGATGCAAAGCATATTGCAATAAATGCTCGTAAACAGCAAGCAACGCCACGTGGTGTTGGCGTGATGTGCCAATGGTATGCTGAACGTGCGAGCAATGCGACTTTGTGGGATACGGAAGGAAACGAATATATTGATTTTGCCGGTGGAATTGCAGTTTTAAATACGGGGCATCGCCATCCAAAAGTCATCGCCGCGGTGGCTGAACAACTGAATAAATTTACCCATACGGCCTATCAAATTGTACCGTATGAAAGTTATGTGTCCTTAGCCGAGCGGATCAATGCCCGTGCGCCGATTGAAGGTCCTGCCAAAACAGCATTTTTTACCACAGGTGCTGAAGCTGTTGAGAACGCAGTGAAGATTGCGCGTGCTGCAACAGGTCGTCATGGCATTATCACCTTTGGTGGTGGTTTCCACGGTCGTACTTTTATGACTATGGCCATGACAGGCAAAACAGCCCCTTATAAACGTGACTTTGGTGTGATGACCGCAGGCGTATTCCATGCCCGTTATCCAGTGGCGTCTAAAGGAATCTCGGTGAATGATGCCTTGATTAGTCTGGAAGAAATTTTTAGTGAAGATATTGCGGCACATGATGTGGCTGCAATTGTGCTGGAGCCTGTACAAGGTGAAGGCGGGTTTAATGTTGCACCAGTTGAGTTTATGCAACAACTGCGCAAGATTTGTGATGAACAGGGTATTCTGTTAATTGCAGATGAAGTACAAACTGGTTTTGCGCGTACTGGACAACTGTTTGCGATGCAGCATTATCCAGTCAAAGCAGATTTGATTACCATGGCAAAAAGCTTGGGTGGTGGTTTTCCACTTTCAGGTGTGGTTGGTCGTGCCGAAGTAATGGATGCACCGAATCCAGGTGGTTTAGGCGGCACTTATGCGGGTAACCCACTTGCCATTGCCGCAGCCAATGCCGTGATCGATGTGATTGAAGAAGAGCAGCTTTGTCAGCGAGCCAATACGCTGGGTGATGAGTTAGTGGCCATGCTCAAAGCGGCACAAAAATATTCAAATGATATTATTGATATTCGTGCATTGGGTTCGATGGTAGCGGTTGAGTTTGGTGATCATGTCACGGGCCAACCGAAACCAGAAGTGGCGAAAGCCATTCAGCAATATGCGATGGATCAGGGCTTATTGCTTTTAACCTGTGGCAAGCATGGTAATGTGATTCGTTTCTTATATCCATTGACGATTCCTGTGGTTCAGTTCAATCAAGCGCTGGTGATTATTCAAGATGCAATTGCAGCGCAACAACCTGCATTACAAAAGCTCGCAGGAGCTGAAGCATGA